One window from the genome of Anaerohalosphaeraceae bacterium encodes:
- a CDS encoding Rrf2 family transcriptional regulator has product MDIIKRNTDYALRILSEFVNGPNGQRVLSARHLSDILHIPYPITCKLLQKLQDCKITVSIMGPKGGYTLARPPGQITFLEVIEAIQGPIHMNRCFFSRFHCSLKERCPLREKLGKIHDDILLSLKTTTLEEIRDKRLNQTGE; this is encoded by the coding sequence ATGGATATAATTAAAAGAAATACTGATTACGCCCTTCGCATCCTGTCAGAATTTGTGAATGGCCCAAACGGCCAGCGGGTTCTTTCAGCAAGGCACCTTTCCGATATACTTCATATTCCCTATCCGATTACATGTAAACTATTGCAAAAGCTTCAAGATTGTAAAATTACCGTATCCATTATGGGACCTAAGGGGGGGTATACCTTAGCTCGTCCCCCCGGTCAGATTACCTTTCTGGAAGTGATTGAAGCAATCCAGGGCCCCATCCATATGAACCGTTGCTTCTTCAGCCGCTTCCATTGCTCTCTGAAAGAACGATGCCCACTTCGAGAAAAACTGGGAAAAATCCATGACGATATCCTCCTTTCCCTGAAAACCACGACCCTCGAAGAAATTCGGGACAAAAGACTAAATCAAACAGGAGAATAA
- a CDS encoding cupin domain-containing protein: protein MTPDGSVKILEEIKARAVSLNDLVQYASDSIVSKTLLDKPVGSLTLFAFDKGQRLSEHTSPYDAVVQIIDGTAELTIGGQPVLAEKGQIVIMPAGIPHAVHAKTAFKMLLTMIRQK from the coding sequence ATGACCCCTGACGGCAGCGTCAAAATTCTGGAAGAAATCAAGGCCCGGGCCGTTTCGCTCAATGACCTGGTTCAATATGCTTCCGATTCCATTGTCAGCAAAACCCTGCTGGACAAGCCCGTCGGTTCGCTGACCCTCTTTGCCTTCGATAAAGGGCAGCGATTGAGCGAACACACCTCCCCCTATGATGCGGTAGTTCAAATTATCGATGGAACAGCGGAATTAACCATAGGCGGCCAACCAGTTCTTGCTGAAAAAGGCCAGATTGTCATTATGCCTGCCGGAATCCCCCATGCTGTTCACGCAAAAACCGCCTTCAAAATGCTTTTAACGATGATTCGTCAAAAATAA